The Myotis daubentonii chromosome 1, mMyoDau2.1, whole genome shotgun sequence genome includes the window tgttttgctttaaatttgtttttgcctttgtgattttcatagtttttttatatGACTTATTGGTAGGTAAAATACATTACTGTgataatatgtatctttgttgtacCTCTTTTCCACAATCACATATATGAATATAGGAATTATTGcttgattaaaaacattttataaaatttaattttcttaacacaagttaatttttacattaatttttatggAATAAGTCAAttctaaactttttttaattttgaaatttaaaaatatatattaaacattttaaaaggtataGCCAGGTCAGTGTTTTGGGACTAAATTAAGTTCCTAAACTTTTAagacattttgttatttttttttctaattacctaagctacttaatttaaaaatataatatttagacACTACATTATGTGTCAAGCAGCTGGGGAAAAATGGTCAAAATTACCCATTCCAGATACCATcttagatgtttctcacattctTACATCTCATTATTTTCCCtttgatataaaataatttttccaaaataatcTTAATTTTTCCATTATGCACACTAtgttcttataagtaccgcgcacTAACCCATTGCGCGACTGGAGCTCCAGCATTATGCACACTATGTTCATAAAATCAAGAGCTACATAAAAgcaactattttaaatattgaatatatGTCTTCTTAAACTAGAAGTATGTATGAAGCAGAAGGGACACAAAACAAATGGTAAAATATTATCCATTGAAAGATGTGTAAACATTTCAACACTTACGGTTTGGAAGACCTATTTATTCTCTTAAGAAAACTTGCAGATACATACAAACATAATGTGTCTTTCAGCTAATCCCTGCACTGCTTGATGCATCAAGTTATGGCTGGACTATATCAGCCTCAGTGTTTCCGTAACTCCTTAATCCACATTATAATCTGTGACAATATTTAATATTGAGCATGTAGTAGCCTGAGTCCTTAATCCTTAGGAATACTCCTTACTTATTCTGGTCTTGAGGTTATTTACATGATTTCAATCATTCTTAAAGAAAAGTTATCTActcttttcattttggaaaagCACTCTCAAATAGTACTATAGGATTGTGAGCCAGATCACTGCAACTCTACATTAGAAACAATTGTCAAACTTTGGGAGCATTACAGTAAATATGTTATGTATAATTAGTGGCCAGATGCAAACCACAATTATTTCAGATAAAAAGCAGAGCTACCTTAATAAGCATAATTTAAATCAACTCTTCTGGGATTAGGAGAATAAATTCAGACACAAAAGCCAAACATTTGGATAATCTGATCTTGGTCACAAATTTACAAGGCAGTTATCATAATCATTTGCTACTGTTTACTAGTAGTCTGGATCAGGTTGCAATTTTTACTGATCCCTCAAACTTTTTGTTAGGTTATCAATGTTTTTTGAATGAAGTTTTTCATTTGGTAAATCTTTCCAGAAAGAACTTAGCTCTGTGATGATAATGTTTAGTTACACTGAGTAATTTTCCAAAAACTCATACACTAAAGCCTTTGGCAAAAAGTAGTAAGTAAAAGTAGGGTGATCAGTAAAATAGTAACCTTCCTTTCTACACTTCTGAACAGCCCATTTGTTAGTAAAGAGCACTGTATCTTGTTCAGACCTTCCAGATATTGATGAATCCCTAGCTTttaccagggtgtgtgtgtgtgtgtgtgtgtgtgagagagagagagagagagagagagagactgacttgaCATTCTGGGAGTTGATAATAATTGACTATCTTAATACCATTACTAGATAGTGTGAAATCAGATCCCAGTTTCACCTAGATAGTATTCTTCATGCCAGTATCatgatttaatttttcaaagtacctcattttacttttgaagttgtcccaatatgtaaaataatttacatGCTATCTGGTTCTAGGCAAATACTGATTTGCCAACTCTTCTGGAAGTCTCTCATttgttatgaaataaaaatctcagggTTAAAAGAGACCTTAAATCACATCTAATCTAACCATATAACTGATAATTactagtaaactagaggcccggtggacaaaaTTTGAGCATGGAgggggtttgtccctcagcccggcctgcaccctctccaatctggtaaCACCTGTgggtttgggcctaaaccagcagctggacatccctctcacaatccaggactgctggctcctaaccacttgcctgcctgccagcctgatagctccctaaatgctcccctgccagcttgattgttGCCTAACTgctccttgccagcctgatcaccccaactaccctcccatgtcggcccaatcacccccaactgccctctcctgccagcttgatggcccccaattgccctcccctgcaggcctagtcaaccccaaatgccttcccctgccagcctagccgcccctaactgccctcccctgccggcctgatcacccacaactgccctcccctgcaggcctggtcacacccaactacccttccctgctggcccaattgcccccaactgcccatcTGATGGCCTGGTCagccccaactacccccctgatggcctggttgccccacacagcctgctgttcagttgtttgattgtccctcactaacgccactgccggccttgttgccccaagcagcctgctatttggtcgttactgttactgtgacagtgtcctggacaatttgcatattcctctattattagtatagatctcTTCATcttgatataatttttttaagtttttttaaaaaatatatttctttattggtttcagagaggaagggaggaagagagagagagagagatagaaacgtcaacgatgagagagaatcattgattagctgcctcctgcacgacccccactggggactgagccctcaacccaggcatgtgaccttggccagaatccaacctgggaccattcagtccgcaggctgacgctctatccactgagccaagccagataggttgatatcattttattaaggaaaaaattataatatcactcaaagacaaaataaaaattaaatatgtgcaCTTGACAACCAGATTAAACTCTGAAGTAAAAAtcctttaatttttatgtattttcattatgGCTAGACTGTAAAACAGACTTGTAGAATATTCCTTTTTCTCACAGTATAAGCATTGTGTTGCACTTTTTGGTTCTACACCAATATTTGCACAATATCATTGTAACCAAAGTTGTAATAACATCCCTACTGAAAATTACTGCACTCAATAGTTGTGTCAGATATGGGTCTGGAAGAGGTCTTGGCAATTATGGAGTTTGACCTCCATGAAAGGAGGGGGCATAAAACAAGAGCAGACAAACAAGGAATGAAAATTATTAAATCTAGAAATAGATTGAAAATGCTCTCAAGGCTTTAATTTTGTAGCATATACAATTTATTTcttgcagaaataataaaaacgtTGGAAAATTAATGGTGCATACAGAAAGATTCTTTtgttaacattctatttactctCTTATTGCTTGATACATCAAGGTACATCAACAAAGGAAGCATCCCTACTTTACAAGTTAACCATCTTCTGAGATGCTGCAATTGGCGAAAACTTCAGGCTGAGAGCCACAGAGTACTAtttgttattttgtattttcaaaatttgtttttcttacagAAATCCTTAAAAATGAAGCcttctagagagaaaaaaaaaactaaatatgagAATGATAGacagatttttctatttcttgaacCTTTTCCACTCTCTTTTCTAATTTATACTGAATTCGTTCTTAGAGATGTATATTTTAGGCTAGCCGTTATCAGGCATGACTGTCTCCACCCACAGGACTGGACTTGTCCCAGGACATTCATGCTCAACTGCACATTAGGGTCAATTTACTTCACAGTTTCTACTGTCATAAGTGTTTGAGGGAAAgtgaaaatgtttattgaatggcTTAATGGTTATGTTTAGCAAATTTGGCAGCATACTATGTTATTCCATACCCCAATCAGAAAGCCGCTTTATAATAAAGATGtcctattttcatctttattttcaaaatatacctaGACTAAGGATGCTTTCTACTTGTATCACTGTTCTTCTGATGAAGGATATGGTTATTTGTGATTAAATGAGTATCTGTAGCTAATTCAGTGTTTTCTTGGATGTGTGATATTTGGTTTCAATTGTGCTACTCTTGTAGGCTACTGGAtcactagtaaaatataatgttttagTAAGTTAGAGTTCTCTGCTGTGTTAAATTAATAATTACTGGTGATTCATTAGCAAGATTTTCAAAATAGGTGGAAGTTTTCTCAGTAATGCATCATAGCACTTTTTTTATTCACCTGTGGAATGCTTTCCACAAATGAATTAGAAAGATTACCCATTCATATTGATAGCTTTCTCTGTGTAGTTGGTAATGAACTCTCTTCCATGATCCTATTTTTTTACGAACAGAAACGGACTtatctttcctcttctttctgacCCCTCTTACTCATGAGTACAGTACATGTTTTCTAAAGATCTGATTACACTTAAGGGTCTAAAGATTGAGACTTGCAAGAGGAGGATATATCTTTGGGTAAACAGGGAAAGGCAGATaataatgagaaaatgaaggTTATGGAAAAGAGGGCAAACTGTTAGAGTGAGACTACAGTTATAAGAGAAAATTCAAAGCTATCGAGGTCTACTgctaaaaacataaaacaataaaaatcccaAATAAAAATCTAACTCTATaactaaaagaactagaaaaaaatgaacaaccaCAACCCAAAGTAAACAGATGAAAGGAAATAGTTAAGATCTGAAcagaaataagcaaaatagaaattttaaaaaatagataagatcaataaaactaagagctgattctttgaacaTATAAAACAAATTGACAAACCTTAAGCCATACtcatcaataaagggaaaaagcccaataaataaaatcataaatgaaagaaaaattacaactgacaccacagaaatacaaagaataattAAAGAATGCTATGAACAATTATGTGCCAATACATTTGACAACCTAGGAGAAActgataaatttctagaaatatatgaCCTTCCAGAACTGAACcaggaagaaatataaaatctaaaCAGACTGATTATTGgtaatgaaattgaaacagtaataaaaaacttCAAACAAATAAAAGTTCAGGACCAGATAGTTTTACAATGAactttaccaaatattcaaagaagaattaatacctatccttttaaaaaatacatttttaatgatttttttagagagagaggaagggagaaggagagagaaatagaaatatcgatgagagagaaacatcaatattgattggctgccttctacacacatcctgccggggattgagcccacaaacagGGCGTGTACTCTGACTGGAGTCAAACTGGTTACCTCCTGGTgtacaggtcaacactcaaccacttagccacactggccaggcaataccCATCCttcttaactattttaaaaaaattgaagaggaatgAATGCTTCCAAATTCACTCCACAAAGCCAACATATCTTTAAtaacaaaaccagacaaagacattacaaaaaagaaaatgacaggccaatattcttgatgaacatagattcaaaTTTACTCAACAAAGTACTAGCAAAACAGattcaataatatattaaatatattacacAATATGACCAAGCAGATTCATTCATGGATACAATGTTGTTCAACATCTATTAATCAATCAACCTTatacattacattagaaaaatctatataataaagagccagggtcctaaCAACTGAAGGCTCAACCAGACCCCGAAGTCCACTGCAGGTACcacgacccagcactgactgcctaggaggctgtggatcaagcctggagagaggcctgcagagagagaggcagggtctgatccatagcctctgtggcagccattgatcagaacttgcctctttttctctcccagcctggccaatagccatgcctccatttctctccagccctccacaggggctgctggtcagccccgcctttctgatcaggccccattgataggcttagagatgctgactggcatagaaactgaccaatcagaaacaaattggctggcagaggagggcagctggggcaagatcaggcctgcaggggagggtagttagggttgatcaggcaggcataggcagttaggggcgatcatgccagcagggaagggcagctgggggtgagatcaggcctgcaggggagggtagttggggttgatcaggcaggcataggcagttaggggcaatcaggttggcagggaagggcagttgggggtgagatcagactggcaggggaaggcagtaagcggtgatcagggaggcaggcagaggcatttaagggcaatcaggcaggcagagacagttagtggcaatcaggtaggcaggcaggcagaggggttaggggcaatcaggcaggcaggcaggtgagttgttaggagccagcggtcccagattgtgagaggggtgtccgatCGCTGGTTTAGGATCAGGGATCAGTCCTAAACCggcggttggacatcccctgaggcgtccctgattggagtgggtgcaggctgggctgagtgaagccccctctcctctgtgcatgaatttcgtgtaccgggcctctagtaaaagattAAAACCTTATGATTATCTCAATAGATATAGAAAAAGCATTGACAAAACTCAACatccttttatgataaaaactctcaacaaagtgagTATAGAGAAGATATATCTCTGGGGGCCATTTTGTGAAGAGACGAGGGCAGAGCGGTTGCGGCCCCATTGCTGACCTCGAGCAGTAGTCGGCTTCTCCACGTAGAACCCGGGAGTAGGAGATTCAGAATCGAATCTCTTCTCCCTTTTCCCACCAGTGAGATTTTTTTGATCTTTAGTTACATTTTGGCTTTGTGAGGAACCTTAATCATCAAAGACAATGGCCAGCAATGTTACCAAGAAGACAGATCCTCTCTCCATGAACTCCCGTGTATTCATTGGGAATCTCAATACTCTTGTGGTGAAGAAATCTGATGTGGAGGCTATCTTCTCAAAGTGTGGCAAAATTGTGGGTTGCTCTGTTCATAAGGGCTTTGCCTTCGTTCAATATGTTAATGAGAGAAAGGCCCGGGCTGCGGTGGCAGGAGAAGATGGCAGAATGATCGCTGGCCAGGTTTTAGATATTACTCTGGCTGCAGAGCCAAAAGTGAACCGAGGAAAAGCAGGTGTGAAACGATCTGCAGTGGAGATGTATGGCTCCTCTTTTGATTTGGACTATGACTTCCAAAGGGATTATTATGACAGGATGTACAGTTACCCAGCatgtgttcctcctcctcctcctattgCTCGGGCTGTAGTGCCCTCAAAACGCCAACGTGTATCAGGAAACACATCACAAAGGGGCAAAAGTGGCTTCAATTCTAAGAGTGGACAACGAGGATCTTCTTCCAAGTCTTCAAAGTTGAAAGGGGATGACCTTCATGCCATTAAGAAGGAATTGACCCagataaaaaaagaagtggatTATCTACTGGAAATCCTGGAAAGAATTGAAAAGGAACAGAGCAAACAAGCAGTAGAGATGAAGAATGATAAGACAGAAGAGGAGCAGACCACCAGCTTCCTGAAGAAAGATGAGACTAATGTGAAGATGGAGTCCGAGAGGAGTGTGGAGGATTCTGCTGAGGAGGGGGACCTActggatgatgatgataatgaagaTCGAGGGGATGACCAGCTAGAGAAGATATATCTCAACATAAGCAGGTACTTAAATGCTTGCCTTCATGATAATAAAGCCCAACAATTGCTAAGTGTTCGTAGAGAGAGCTCTCCTAGAGAGATGAGGGCAAACTAAAGCAGACCCAGTCAAAATAATCCAAATCATTTTATTGAATAAAAGAAAGCatttatacaaaagaaaaaagaaatgtagcaATGACTTCCAGAAATAGACAAAAACCACTTCACTCTGAGAATAAATCTTTTCATAGTTAGGATACAGTTAGGAATGCACATCTGCTTATCTGATTTCTACCCACTAATCCTACAGGACAGCTAGTTAGTTGGCATTCTCTGCTTACGAAATAGAACAAGTAATTACTGAAAAAATTAGTGTAATGGTTAATATCAATTCATAAGCCAGGTATGTTGATTGAAATCTATGGTGTGCTGCTTAATAGTCATGTGGTCTTGAGAAAATTCTAAAGATTTCTGtataatttttctaatgtaaGAAATGGCGATAAGGTACCAACCTGCTAGGGTTATTGATAGAATTAAATGAGCTAACATTTGTGAAAACTGTATGTGTCATAAGAGCAATAAGATTCCCACATAGAAGCTGAATAAAGGAAATAACTCAAAATATAATTCACTAAgtataaaaaagaatacataataaaaaggtaaaaatccaACATTTGtctaattaaaatttcaaaaggtGTGAATAATTGCAGAAATTAAGAAAACCAACAGAACAGaagtaaaaagattttaaattttatatgtaaaataaaatgcacagtaTTATCcaagaacattttgaaaaataatttactttgagATAGAGAAAGTAAACATGCCATACCAGATGTCACAACATGCTAAAAGTTACAGTAATTAAAAAGGTGTCTTTCTGgtataagaataataaaatgcattaatGGAATCAGTTAGGTTTAGACAGTAAAGCATGTATAAAAGCTATAGTAGTACATGGTAAAGATGATATTAAATTAGTGATTGTGTGGTAATTGGCTACaattttatataacaactagaggcctggtgcatgaaattcatgcactcggggtggggggttgtcCCCCAGActgtcctgtgccctctgacAATGCGGGAGCCCCGcgattgatcaccccaaagaggtaggccccgcccacccatccagggctcctcgatggattgcccaaAGTGGTAGGCTGTAGCCGGGGGTCCCACCTCCATGCTGGGCAGAgccatgggacccccaggccttgcTGTGAGGAGCTGCCGGGACCTGCCTCCATGCAGTGCACACAGCCTCAAATCCACTgagcacacagcctcctggtgatgaaTTATGACGGCGTAAgggcatattagctctttattatataggaaaagtGTAGAATTTGTCTTTACAGCAAACATATGCCCAACCAAATGCATAAAACTTCATGGTGAGTTTAATATACACAATTGgaagaaaatatggaaaattaaaaaaataatttatggctGTAAACTTATCAAATATGTTGTAACCCAGAAGTCATAATGAAAAATAtgctatattttacaaaaaaaaatatgtaaatagtgcatagaaaaagaaatcagaaataaaatttaagaaggaaggaagagaggaaggaagaaatattcaggaacacatatgtatacatgtacacacaaaggaacacacacatacatcaccatcactaccaagtattatttaaatattctgtttttattctttcaccAGCTAGCTTTAAACTATAAGAATATTAATGATCTGATAGGAATCCATTAATTAAAAAGTGAGTTTCCTCATTATCAGGTACAGTAAATACTCATAAAGTATAACTTAATGGGATGCCAGGAAGAAACATTTATCTACAAAATATTAAATCtactatttaacattttattatttaaaattgtaaagCCTGAAAACTTAATATTACCAGGTATAGTCATGAATAAAGATTTACCGCATTTGGAAGTATTACCTGGTATGTACACATAAGCATCTAGCCTGAGAGAGAAGATGCTTATCTTTAtcattaagaagtaaaaatacaAGGACAACATATAAATCTCTTGACTTCAAATTTATGTGTAGTGTCACTATGGTGTGTATATACCACTCATGTGGTTATCGCTTTGGAGATTATTTGAATAAGGCATTTAATTAATGCAAATACCACAAAttctataaattatttctttcaataaacatacatttattgaataccttcAGTCTGTTAGGCACTAGATATTGAAAAGGAGTAGATGCAGAATAAACAGAagcagaagaggaggaagaggggaagggaacaGAAAAACAGGATGAAGTTAGGGGGAgaagaagatttaaaaagaaggaaattcaagagaggaagaggaggaggcacatcagtaacaaaaaaaaaaaaaaggaaaagacattGCTAAAGTTTATTTAGTGAGTACTAGTGGATTCTTGATGTATCTCATCTCTAATTCTATAAATGGGGGAAATCGTTTTATAGGTATTActgtggcccagtgcatggattcaagcacattggaaggaaattaattagaagaaagatttgtgcagtaattacattactgca containing:
- the LOC132240257 gene encoding heterogeneous nuclear ribonucleoprotein C-like — translated: MASNVTKKTDPLSMNSRVFIGNLNTLVVKKSDVEAIFSKCGKIVGCSVHKGFAFVQYVNERKARAAVAGEDGRMIAGQVLDITLAAEPKVNRGKAGVKRSAVEMYGSSFDLDYDFQRDYYDRMYSYPACVPPPPPIARAVVPSKRQRVSGNTSQRGKSGFNSKSGQRGSSSKSSKLKGDDLHAIKKELTQIKKEVDYLLEILERIEKEQSKQAVEMKNDKTEEEQTTSFLKKDETNVKMESERSVEDSAEEGDLLDDDDNEDRGDDQLEKIYLNISRYLNACLHDNKAQQLLSVRRESSPREMRAN